ATGCCTGCTAGCAAGGGTCCAGCAAGTGTTTTAGGTCAGTCCAACTGCTTACACAGTTTTATTTAGAGTTTTTAACAGCCATTATTGTCCTGCAACAGGCAAAGCTATTACATCCTGGGAGAAAGCCAAGAGGCATCGTTTAGATCCAAGTAGAGCATCCAGAAGATAATCAGATTGGTCCTGCAGCATCCATGCTAGCCGTCCTCCTTGGGCGGTGTGTACCAGCCTGAAACAAGAAGAGAGATCTGTGAGGGATGAAGCTGCATGGGGAACACAAACCTACACCTGGAAATGCACAGCTGGAAAAGCTGCGGAAAGCACCAGTGCAAGCACGCTATGTCCCACTTCCAAAGGGCCACAACTCCCAGATTACTGGGAGGCTTTCTCTCTGGGTTACTTCCTGACACCACCCGGACAAGGATGCGCTGTCTCTAGTTATAGCTGAAGGAGTCCAGCACTGACCAGTGGGGAAGGGcagagggatgctgcagccccaCACTCTGTGTTAGACAGCGGCTGCCACTGCCGGCTCTCATCTTGCTCCAGGTAATCTCTTCACTTGCGGCAGAAAAAAACTCAAGCAGCTCGCCTGCACACTCAGCCTAGGGGAGCCCGGACCAGCAAGAGGAAATGCACACCGTCTCCCTCAGCCCTTACCATTCTTCTCGTGGATCTGAACCAGGGACTTGTAGGACTGCTGTGCTCTTGTCAGGCTGTACTGATTCTGCAAGGGAAGACAGGGTGACCATCAGTTCAGCTAGAACCCAGTACGAGCCATCCCACGTCTTCCCTATCCGAACCAAGCTGCCAGAGCTGGTTGTCCGCTCATCTGCCTCCATCCCACTACCAACCACTCCTCGAGTTCTCTTACACTGACTGGGCCCTACCTTATTGGCTCCAAATTGTACTCGCGCTTTCCCTTTCACCAGAGTTGCGCTGATCTGCATAATCACCGACTCGATGGAGTACGCgctgctccagccctgagaGACAGAGCGCAACAAAGTGAGGCCAGCGTGGACAGGACCCCCACTCAGGGGTTGCATTTCCCCACAGCAACGAAAGGGTTCCCCTTCCCGAGTCTCGCACAGGCATTGCAAAGCCATGCCAGGCAGCTACCAGCCAGGGGAACAGGCAGGATTTGGCTGCCAGCAGGCCCGAGCAGCAGGAATACAAAGCGTGGCAGACAGCAGCAGCTACCCAGGTCCACGTACCAGCCAGTACCTACCTGTTTTGTAAGTAGCTCCATGCAGATGGCACCGCCACCCAGAACATACCTTGGGGAAGGAATTGGGCAAAGTTATGTCAGAGACAGACACTGCCTCACCCATCTGCTCCTCCAGAGATGAATCATTTTGTCAGAGTAGATCTCAGATGGAAAaatgcaccaaaaaaaacccaccaaaacccaccacctcATCTGTGTTTCCCAGGAGAGCTACTTTTGCAGTATCAGGGAGATAACAGGACTGGGCAGTGCTGGATAAACTCCTTGTGAAAAAACTGTTGCAGGAAGCAGTGCTGGAGACCTCAGCAAGCAGAGACAGGCAAACAGTTACTTACCCCCCTGACAGCACCGGTGACACGACCCTTACGAACGGTGGATCAAAAGGAAAGTTATCCTGGAACAAGAGAAGGGAAGCAAAGCCATTGAGAAACGTCTTCTCTGATGACTCACTGAGGCAGGCGTATCTCGAGGAGGGGGAGGTATGGGAAGCCTTACTTTAAAGGAGAAGTTTAGGAGGATGAAATctgttccttctttctctttgagGATCTGGAGATCATTGTGCAAAGCGCTGTCCTCGTCAACCCTGCCGAAGGAAAACCCCAGAGGGTCACAGTCAAGGTCATGCACCTTAAGTTGGCCACGCTCACTGCCACCAAACCCCAGAGCTACCGTACCTGCACAACCTGGCTGCCACGTGGGCCCTCAGGTTCTCACCCAGAGGGCAGCGACAGCATGGGCTGTCAGCATTCTGCTCCCGGTTTGCAGAGAAGACCATCACACCCTTTTTGCATGCTGccagcttaaaaataaagactgcCTGGCCCAAGGAAAAGGCAGCACTGGTGTCTGGAGGGTGTGAAAGCTCGGGGTTTTGTCTGATGCACCTCTTCCAGGACTCTAGGAACAGCAGACAGACTTGCAGAGCCCTCAGATTATCTCACGTTTCTCTGGAGATGTCATCTCCTTTCTGATGTGGAGACAGCAAGCAAGCTGCCCGAGAGAGGCTAACCCAAGGTCTGCCAGGtgctcccctgccctgctcactTCCCCTCTGGCTCATAGGGACATTTTGGTCCCACCACCAAGATCCACCACAGTTGCATTATCCCAAGCTATGCCACCTACTTCAGGAGTTTGACGTTCCAATCGTACAGGCTGTCGTTCACTAGTTCAACTGCATAGTATCCTGCAAGGCAGAGAAGAGGTGTGTCACTACAGGGACAGACTGAACAGGGGGTCAAGCCACCACGCAGATTTCAAATTCCCTTGGCCCTGCAGCACAACCCCAGCCTGGCACAGacacctcccacccccccccggaAAGGAGCACTTATCCAGAAGGACCATCCTGAGGGCAGCGGTTTTCCTACGACTGCTCTTTCCCAAGTCCTTTGGCTTGGGAAAAGGGTAAGAGCACCATCACCCTCAAAGCCAGATAATCATCCCACCCACAGCACACTCCTCACTTCCATCCAGCACTGGCAGGGAACAGAGATGATAAAGCAGTTTTGCTTGCTCTTGACAGAGCCACAGTCACTGAAGGCTCTCCAGCtgagaagagcagaaaagctCTAAGGCCCATTAGGTGCCACCCAGAACAACGAGGAAAACCCTGGCACAAACAGCAGCCCCTTCCCTCGAGCTCCCCGCAGTACTTACCGCCCTTGAAACTTGGTGATCGGTAAATATCCCTGAGCTCCTTCATTAGCCGGTCGGTGGCCTGCACAGACCCAGACACTGCACCCTACAAGGAATTTGGGAGGAGGGAAGTTGCATGTTACACTGCACCCACCATGGCCATTGCTTTACGAGGCCAACACCTGAGCTAGAACTCCCGTCCAGCCTCTAAACTAGACCTTACCATGTCCCCCACCTCTCagtcttcccctttccccctaCAGCAACTTCCCTTGCCCCAAATACGCCACCCCAGGcagtgcagctgcagcagaaacGCCTCCGTGCCCTCTCAACTGTGTAAGAATCTGAGCCCAGGAGTATAAAAGCACAACCCACCAGCCATCTCCACAGCCCAAAGTAGGGTGCAgctcctgggagcagaggggaaccCCAGATCTCACTGGCAGGAAGGCTGCCCCACATAGCACCAATGCCTCAGGGCACCCGAGGCCCACACTTACTTCCCTGAGCTGCACAGGCAGTTCACAGACTTCTCTGCATCAGCCATGACAGCCCCTGAGAGCCACTGCTGTACCTTTGGCCAGAGACAGCCCCTTTGATTTAGGGCTAGCAGGTGCCTCCATCGCTCTCACCCTTGGGTCCCTCTGCTTCCCCAACCCGCCATCCCGCCGGGTGACACGTACATTTAAGTAATCTTGCCTCtggttcttttttattttctctaaaatgGCCAGGTTTTCCTTCCCAATGCCTTCGTCCTCTGTCTTCTTCCCATCTGCCGGCTCTTCCTCTTTCATCTCATAGTGGTCCAAGTCCTCAGTGTcctgggaaagggagaggagaactgGTAGAGACAAGTCTTCACTCCTCCCTGCTGGAAGTACTGTGGACAGAAGCTGCCCTAAACCAGGAAGAATTCCCAGTGCAACTCTCCAGTTGTCTCAACTCTCCACAGTAAGTCCCAAGCCCTGATGCAAGGCACAAAAGTGGCGGAAGACGCAAGGCCTGGGCATGCTCAGTGAACAAACTTCAGCCACTGGGCCCCTGCCGCCCTCCCATAACAAAGCCAGCAGGCAGAGCGGCACACTTCCCCTTCCAGAATTAAATTGGGCTCATACAGGCTCTTTGTTTGCCGGATTCTTCCCTGCCAGCTCTCACGCCTGTTTATAATTAGCCATTAATCTTATATATGCTCCCCAATGAGCCCCATGCAATTGAAGGGCACTTGAATCTCAGCACGCACGTGGCTCAAACAGCCCCGTGCCACATTTCTGGATGGCTGGAACAACTTGCAGACACTTGGCACAGTGCTGCTGGGCTGCGTTGTTTCCCCTTCATGAGCAAAAAAACTAACACAAACACAGGTCACTGGCATGTGAAGGAGACCCTCACACAAAAAATTCAGTGGCGCAGGATGTTTTCCCCTCAAAAAGATGTGACGTTTCACAGTGTGTCTGGAGTCTCCTTGTAAATCAGCTCAGCCCCGCCCTGCACAGCACACCCCTGACGCTCTCCCTAACCCCAGCAGAGGCTCTGCCCCTCATCCCTTTCCACAACACTCATCGGGCTGATGTGTACAAGACCCCAGTGTTAATAACCAGTAAAAACCAGTCGCAGCAATCGGGGGCCACTGCAGAGATCTCTTGCCATGCACAGTGACTACTGCACTCAGGGTTCAGCTACCCAGAAGCTGCCTGCAAATGGCTGTGGGTACACACAGCTCCAGGGCTGGTATTAATTCCTCTGAACAAGTGTTTACTTCGGCCTCTCCAAGCTAGCTACTGCTATTCTGGATGAGCAGCATTTTTGGAAAGGCTTTGACATTTTTAGACTGTCACATAGGAGAATAGATCCTCCTAGAAAATCCCTCGAGTGGATTAACCTGCATAATGCATCTCTGCACCAGGGCACggctctgctgctctgctcttctgacAGCCCAGCAAATCCAACTGCTCAGCAAGAAACCTTTGCTCTAAGTGAAAGCGTTGTCCCTGAACAACGATGCATGGTGTTAGCAGAAAGCATGAGCGGGAACACTCAGTTTCCAAGGATTTCTTTCCAGTCCACAGGAGCGGGAGGACTCACAGACCACAAATTTGCCACAAagcagcaagtttgcagatatGCAAGGTTACACTGGTACCAGTTTAAGCCTCCTCATTTTCTCTGGGGACCATGGTGAACGACATCCTTGATTTAGCAAGCTATTAACTTtgcaaaaaccccaacaactgcCAGGCATGCTGCTGCTAAGTGACCTGCCCCCAGattctgcagtgctgctgactTGGTGCCCATGCCTCTCACACCCCAGAAGCGTGCGAGGCATCACTAAACGTCACCATGGAGATTCAAGATTATTCCACCCACTTCTAGAGATCTCTAAACCgcaaaccaaacaaccaaagcCTGTGGGTTTTGCAGCATGATATTCTCAGCCTGCAGTGAAGTATGGTTGACTCTGCCACTCCTGCCAATTAGCTCGCTCACATGCTCAGCCATCCTACCTAATCCTCTCTGTGGGAGTTCCATTTTCATGGTGTGATTTCCCTGCCAGCAATGGCAACCCGGAAATCCCACCGCTCGTGTGTAAATTTCAGGCTCTAGAGCACAGCAGCGTGAGCTGAGAGAGAAATTGTCCAAGGGGCTCCACTCTCAGCTTATCTGCATGCCTTTGGAGGCCATGGCTATGCCTCTCAGCTGCTGCGGTCCCCTGTGGTTTGTGAACACATCACTCCCATCCATGGCTCAGGACCTGGGTCCCCAGCAGCAAAACACTAAGAACAATCTAGCCTTCGAGCCAAACAGCAGGCTCTTCCCTGTCTGGACTCCACGAGCTCCTCCCAGACACAATCCCTGTGCCCTCGCACCTTTCAGCAGGCATCTCCCTGTGCTCAGCTCTCCGGTGTACTTCCTCATACGGCGAGGCGGCACTTACCTCTGGCatctcttcatcttcctcttcagaGGACACCTCTTCCTGTGTGCTCTGCAGGGACAAAAGGACAGAGACGAAGATTGCACTGTCAGCTTCCTGTGGCAAGGCTCTCCCGCCTTCCCAGACCCTTCTGAGGCAAGGTTAAACAGGGATTTACAAGCAGAACCAAGTTAAAAGCAGAGTGAAGCCAAGAACCTTTACAGGAAACTACACCAGAGGCCCAACAGAGCAGGATGGCATCACCCAGGACAGGAATCCaccccagggagaagagatgaaCACCTCGCCTGCTGCATTCCTCCTTCAGGGATTAGGAAGCCTCAGCCTCTAAAGCAAACTCCAGGGAACTCGTTTTATGAGCTTAAAAAGTCTCCTCCCGAGTCACTCACCTGTTCTGCCGGCAGAGGCTGGTCCAGCATTTCAACATCTGGATGTTGGGGGAGGTTGTAGAGTTTGCACAGGTCAGAGATTATTCGCTTCAGGTGCTGCAAAAGCTGTCCAGAAATGAGACAAGCGTCAGAGAATTGCAGAGACCCATACGCCAAGCTAAGCGTCAGCTTAACTGCCACACTTTCCCTCACAAATGAGCGAGCAAAGGCCCAGAGGCTGCCCCTTCCTGCTCCAAGCAGCAGTGggcatgggggaaaaaaaaaaaatcacaccccAGCATCAAATTCAAAAGAAGACAGAACCGCTCATCCCATATTTCCTGAACCCTTATGAGACCAGACATACCCCCTGCCTCAGGTGGTTGGAGGCACGCAGCAAGGATTTTACCCTCCCGAAGCAGCCAGcctctccccacctctcccctctccccacgcAGTGTCCCCTCACCAGCGTGTTTCCTTTCCTGACTTCCACCAGCCTCTCCAGGATAGCTGCCAGGTTCGGATCGTCCGACTCCACAGACCATATCGGGGGAACAGCTGGATAAGACTcctggagagaaggagaaggtgatGTTTGTGCTGCTGCAACTGCTTCTGTCCCACCAACGCAGCTggcagggaacagagcagcgaaccaggcaggacagggagctgcagccccacatctcccacAAACACATCCCTCCAGACTGCAGAGATCAGCAGAACGGCCCACAAGTGACTGCATCCACCCTCCAGGCTAATGCCGAGGCCAAGGGCAAAACAAACCCTCGCTCCAACCACGCTGTTGTGGCTCAGCACTGTGCCACTTCCCCCCAGCCCAAGGGAGTGGGGTGGAAGATGGAGGGTGGTGACGCTTTGGCCACCCCTTTGGTCTCCAGGGCCCTTGGGTGTTTTATGCTGCCCTGCAGGCCTCTTGCCTTGCCAGCTCTGGACCAGAAGTGCTGCAGGAGAAGAATCAGGCGTGCATGACCCAACAGCACCCGCGCAGGGGCAGATGCCAAGTAGGCACCTTTAATCCAGGGCAAAGCTGCTGACAGCCTTTGACAATGCTCCCAAGTTGCCCCTCTGGAAAATCACTGACACCGGCCCTGTTCAGCATCCGCACCGGGGGCTTTCCACACTCTGCCACTCCTCGTCTGGAGCTGCAACCCCAGCTGTAACTCACCACGAGAGATGGGATCTGTGCCCCATTGCAAACCTACCCTCAATCAGGATCCCCTAAAACCCAGGTGAGGATGAGCCACAGCAGATGCGAAGAGCCCGACAATGCTGAGGCCACAATTACCCCCTCCTCCAGGCACCACCGGTCAGGGCCACCTgggaagccccccccccccaaaaaaaagcccGGGCCAAGCAGGGAAAAGGGGTGCACATAGAGTCTCGCacaggggaggaaggagccaTCAGGACAGCAAGAGCAGCCCATGTTCCCCCCGGCGCTGCCTGTGCCCACCGGTCGGACATGAAGGCTCCGGGGTTTGCTGTCCTGGTAAGGGAAGCTCCATGGAGCTCGGGGCCCGAGCGCGGGCTGCATCCCACGCACAGGGTCCCGGGGAAGGTGGGGGACCAGAGGCAGCTCCCCCCGTGGCCACGTGAGCCCGGCCTCAGTCCCCCCCGTGCCCCGCGGCCAGCCCCGGCCACCCCGGGGGACGGCGGGGCCCGGGCCCAGCTCGCCCCAAGGCGCATGGGCCGGGCCGTGCCGGGCCGGTCCCCGCAACGCCGCCGAGTTCCAACGGGCCGCGGTCGCCCAATGGCCGGCAGCCCCGGTCCCCGCTTCGGTCGGCTCCCCGAGGCGGGTCGGTGTGGCCTCTCGGTCCCAAGACCGCTCCCGCCGGTGCCCCCTCACCCCGCCGCAGCGGGCCGGTGCCCTCCCTCGGGCCTCACCGTGATGTTGCAGTGGATGCGGAcgggccccggcggcggcccccgggAACCGGAGGCACCGGCGCGGGCTCCGGCCCCCGGGACGAACTCGCAGCTGATCTCGTCGGGGCAGGCGCTGCCGATGCGGAACCGCTCGTGGCCCCGGTGGAAGATGGACTCGAGCAGCCGCAGCTCCCGCCTCAGGAGCCGCccggcgggggccgccgccacctcggccccgctccgcccgggcccccccgccgccgcctgcgaccccgccgcctcctccggcCCCGCCCGCTGCATCTTCCCATGGAGGGACCCactccgccgccgccgccgccgcagcccccgGAGCCGgcccaagatggcggcgggaCGGCCCCACTCTCCGGAAGTGACCCCTCCCGTCGCCAGCGGAAGGGGCGGGGCCTCAACCGCCGGAAGCGGTCGCGGAACCGGGCGAGGCGCCGCCGAGCCGGAAGTGACGCCTGGGAGGCGCTCCGGAAAGTGAGGGGGCGGGGCGAACGGGAAGGACGAGCCCCGCCCCTGGTCGGGAGGGGTCACGTGTGGGTCACGTGGtggcctggggctggggggcaccggcgggggggggcggggcacGAGAGGCACCGGCGGGGGGCGGGGTGGCACGGTGGGGGCTggagccctggggggggtgaACGGTCCCTGAGGTCCGGGGGGGGGTGCCGCGGCCCGAGACACCCTCCCCCGTGtgtggcggggccggggggggcgccGGGGCCCGGGATCTGCCTCGgagcttcccccccacccccaccccggccTCCGCTCCCCCCTCGGTTCCCGCCCCGAGGCTCCCCCGCCCCGCTGGGACCGTGCAGGGactgggggcggcgggggctggACCCCGCTGGTGCGTAGAGTCGTGggagcccccctccccgcggtGCCCCCTGCTCCACCGGTGTccccggggcgcggcggggcggaggcgggggcggccccggggccgcTGACGGCGGCGGTGACGGCGACGGAGCGGGGAgcgcggggcggccccggcgcaGCGCCCGGCACCGCCTCccgcccggggccgccccgcccgggccgccgccgccggctccaGCACCGCGGAGAGCGCGGGCAGCACCGGGGACAGCGCCCGGgcagcggcaccggcagcggcaccggcagcggcaccggcagcggGCCGCCCCCATGGCGCTGCTTCGCGTCCTCTGCCTCCTCGCCGCCCTCAGACGTAAGTACCGggagcccggggcgggggggggggggggggcgggcaccggcaccggcggggaggggagcgggtCGGTC
This genomic window from Haliaeetus albicilla chromosome 10, bHalAlb1.1, whole genome shotgun sequence contains:
- the UBE2Q1 gene encoding ubiquitin-conjugating enzyme E2 Q1 isoform X2 gives rise to the protein MQRAGPEEAAGSQAAAGGPGRSGAEVAAAPAGRLLRRELRLLESIFHRGHERFRIGSACPDEISCEFVPGAGARAGASGSRGPPPGPVRIHCNITESYPAVPPIWSVESDDPNLAAILERLVEVRKGNTLLLQHLKRIISDLCKLYNLPQHPDVEMLDQPLPAEQSTQEEVSSEEEDEEMPEDTEDLDHYEMKEEEPADGKKTEDEGIGKENLAILEKIKKNQRQDYLNGAVSGSVQATDRLMKELRDIYRSPSFKGGYYAVELVNDSLYDWNVKLLKVDEDSALHNDLQILKEKEGTDFILLNFSFKDNFPFDPPFVRVVSPVLSGGYVLGGGAICMELLTKQAGTHRPRRTASMDAAGPI
- the UBE2Q1 gene encoding ubiquitin-conjugating enzyme E2 Q1 isoform X1, which gives rise to MQRAGPEEAAGSQAAAGGPGRSGAEVAAAPAGRLLRRELRLLESIFHRGHERFRIGSACPDEISCEFVPGAGARAGASGSRGPPPGPVRIHCNITESYPAVPPIWSVESDDPNLAAILERLVEVRKGNTLLLQHLKRIISDLCKLYNLPQHPDVEMLDQPLPAEQSTQEEVSSEEEDEEMPEDTEDLDHYEMKEEEPADGKKTEDEGIGKENLAILEKIKKNQRQDYLNGAVSGSVQATDRLMKELRDIYRSPSFKGGYYAVELVNDSLYDWNVKLLKVDEDSALHNDLQILKEKEGTDFILLNFSFKDNFPFDPPFVRVVSPVLSGGYVLGGGAICMELLTKQGWSSAYSIESVIMQISATLVKGKARVQFGANKNQYSLTRAQQSYKSLVQIHEKNGWYTPPKEDG